A single window of Fischerella sp. PCC 9605 DNA harbors:
- a CDS encoding type I polyketide synthase, with the protein MSAHSIDIALAQFEEQINDCEKALVRFIEVKKKMSDQSTPIEKINRKLQHNPIAIIGMASLFPQARNLREYWQNIVNKLDCITDIPSTHWSVEDYYDPNPRTPEDKTYCRRGGFIPHVDFNPMEFGIPPNILEVTDVSQLLSLLVAKQAMEDAGYAENCEFNRETVGVILGSAALKLGIPLSARLQYPIWEKALKSSGLSDEDTQKIIEKIKSAYVKWDENAFPGMLANVVAGRIANRLNLGGINCTVDAACASSFAALKMAISELVEHRCDMMLTGGVDTDNSITAYISFSKTPAVSPSETVRPFDTESDGMMLGEGIGMVVLKRLEDAVRDNDKIYAVIKGIGTSSDGRYKSIYAPRQEGQVQALRRAYEDAGFTPETVTLIEAHGTGTMAGDPTEFGSLREFFGKNNSKKQYIALGTVKSQIGHTKAAAGAASLIKTALALHHKILPATINVTQPNPKLNIKNTPFYLNTETRPWIRSEGEPPRRAGVSSFGFGGTNYHVVLEEYEGEHNQAYRLHIAPSEVVLFAQTPAQLLSSCEETLTKLQSEAGDKHYLELVEACKTTEIPQSAARVGFVAESRAEACKFMQITIDLLKNKAAATSWEHPQGIFYRTSGMELAGKVVALFSGQGSQYLHMGRELVMNFPEMRGLSGYMDSLLRKDNLQPLSEIVFPHSAFEETEKNAQVAALQRTEYAQPAIGMLSAGMYKLLQKSGFKADFVAGHSFGELTALWAAGVLSDADYCLLVKARGQAMAAPEDPNYDTGAMLAVKEDLSKVEGVLRNFPQVAIANLNSPRQVVLAGPTDEIAKVRDALHNQGYAAVLLPVSAAFHTPLIAFAQKSFAIAIKNVNFQIPQIPVYTNVTGKEYPKEPAVIQRTLESHLSNSVLFKQEIENIYAAGGYCFVEFGPRNILTNLVKDILGERPHMAIALNPSAQKNSDRSLREATVQLRVAGMPLKNLDPYQLPPVIAEPQKNKGLSVQLCGSNYVSEKTKMAFGQALQNGQTVKLQHSGSEEKTVTSQPLTLTVNATPTPAVQQSNGNNGNNGHSKKPLLIEDTEQKGNGQRAWGIGNKTNPQSPIPNPQFPIPTPPLSSKPVLESKMPDIPDKLVNYQRVLESLEYVLTQFQQNQSENLQVHSHYLNHQVEYAKTFFQLMQQQNSLLANNKHSADAAKLKPTIIESLDRSMMQFHAQQGETLRIHEQYLKDQVEYTKNFFQLVQQEYSQLITDGGTPQPVISTNGRIGTPEEVKTIKEVTEVREVKPVKEVTQENTSLSSPTSPTLPQPPTPEGAPSPHSLTPPTPPTSPSPPLPISPLPTPTVNTPPQPVVSQVPLPPASAPAIDLSDLDQTLLAITSEKTGYPVEMLDMDMDMEADLGIDSIKRVEIMGALQEKYPDMPKPSNVEELAELRTIGQIVQYLQSLVSTPTTNHQQPTTTHQPPTTNNQQPTIANDSTAVSKSVAVAAETIITVTETHTPVAEVDLSNLSETLLGITSEKTGYPVEMLELDMDMEADLGIDSIKRVEIMGALQEKYPNLPKPSNVEELAELRTIGQIVEYLQKLAAGAEKKKYQHESVDQLDDLKHNVQRRPAKLQILPPLDFWEIPIPEGHIALITDDGSLTTTKVAELLSERGWKVVVLNLPPSLVPEKSPLPPSVSRVTLQDQSEEHLQQQLAAIATNYGAVGAFIHIHPIFQTSNNGTVAYFPEEKAIIKQVFFMAKHLKKSLNTAANYGRSCFCSVARLDGAFGLEHKINFGAIGAGLFGLTKTLVWEWPKVYCRAIDLSPDINSEESAHHIVAELHDPNRYLTEVAYGSQGRVTLISTPE; encoded by the coding sequence ATGTCTGCTCATTCAATTGATATTGCCTTAGCGCAATTTGAAGAACAGATAAACGATTGTGAAAAGGCTTTGGTGAGGTTTATTGAGGTCAAAAAAAAGATGTCGGATCAATCAACGCCAATCGAAAAAATTAACAGAAAATTGCAACATAATCCTATCGCCATTATTGGTATGGCTTCTTTATTTCCTCAAGCCAGAAACTTGCGGGAGTATTGGCAAAATATTGTTAACAAACTCGACTGCATTACCGACATCCCATCAACACACTGGAGTGTAGAAGATTACTACGACCCCAATCCCAGAACACCAGAAGACAAAACCTACTGTAGAAGAGGTGGATTTATCCCCCATGTTGATTTTAACCCAATGGAGTTTGGCATTCCGCCAAATATCTTAGAGGTTACAGATGTTTCGCAACTGTTGAGTTTGCTAGTTGCCAAACAGGCGATGGAAGATGCTGGCTATGCAGAAAATTGCGAGTTTAATCGCGAAACTGTAGGCGTTATCTTAGGTTCAGCAGCACTGAAACTGGGGATTCCCCTTTCTGCGCGCCTGCAATATCCAATTTGGGAAAAGGCACTCAAAAGTAGTGGCTTATCCGATGAGGATACCCAAAAAATTATCGAGAAAATCAAAAGCGCCTATGTGAAATGGGATGAAAATGCATTTCCCGGTATGTTAGCTAACGTAGTCGCCGGACGCATTGCCAACCGTTTAAATTTAGGCGGGATAAATTGTACAGTTGATGCTGCTTGTGCTAGTTCCTTCGCTGCCCTGAAAATGGCAATTAGCGAGTTAGTAGAGCATCGCTGCGATATGATGCTCACTGGCGGCGTTGATACAGATAACTCCATCACAGCCTATATCAGTTTCAGCAAAACACCAGCAGTATCTCCCAGCGAAACCGTTAGACCTTTTGATACCGAGTCCGATGGCATGATGTTGGGTGAAGGTATCGGTATGGTTGTCCTCAAACGCCTAGAAGATGCGGTACGAGACAACGATAAAATCTATGCAGTCATCAAAGGCATCGGTACATCCAGTGATGGACGCTATAAAAGCATTTACGCTCCTCGCCAAGAAGGGCAAGTGCAAGCATTACGCCGCGCCTACGAAGATGCAGGCTTTACGCCCGAAACTGTCACCCTGATTGAAGCACACGGTACGGGGACTATGGCAGGCGATCCCACCGAATTTGGTTCTTTGCGAGAATTTTTCGGGAAAAACAACTCTAAAAAGCAATATATCGCCCTTGGAACTGTCAAATCTCAAATCGGACATACAAAAGCTGCTGCTGGTGCGGCGAGTCTAATCAAAACTGCTTTGGCACTCCATCACAAGATTCTCCCAGCCACGATTAACGTCACTCAGCCCAATCCCAAACTCAACATCAAGAATACCCCCTTCTATTTGAACACCGAAACCAGACCTTGGATTCGGTCAGAAGGTGAACCGCCAAGACGGGCGGGTGTGAGTTCGTTTGGCTTCGGCGGTACAAATTACCACGTCGTCCTCGAAGAATACGAAGGCGAACATAACCAGGCTTATCGCTTGCACATTGCTCCCAGTGAAGTAGTGCTGTTTGCTCAAACTCCGGCGCAGTTGTTGAGCAGTTGTGAAGAAACTTTAACTAAGTTGCAGTCTGAGGCAGGCGACAAGCATTATTTAGAACTGGTAGAAGCTTGCAAAACTACAGAAATTCCTCAGAGTGCTGCCAGAGTTGGTTTTGTGGCAGAGTCTCGCGCTGAAGCTTGCAAGTTCATGCAAATTACTATCGACTTGCTGAAAAACAAAGCTGCTGCAACATCTTGGGAGCATCCCCAAGGTATTTTCTATCGCACTTCTGGTATGGAGTTAGCCGGAAAAGTAGTAGCTTTATTTTCCGGGCAAGGTTCGCAATACTTGCATATGGGTCGGGAATTAGTCATGAATTTCCCGGAAATGCGCGGTCTGTCTGGCTACATGGATAGTCTGTTACGCAAAGATAATTTGCAACCACTCTCGGAAATAGTTTTTCCCCATTCTGCATTTGAAGAGACAGAAAAAAATGCCCAAGTGGCGGCATTACAGCGGACAGAATATGCTCAGCCTGCCATCGGCATGTTAAGTGCAGGAATGTATAAATTACTGCAAAAATCTGGATTTAAGGCAGATTTCGTAGCCGGACACAGTTTTGGTGAACTCACAGCTTTATGGGCGGCGGGAGTTTTGAGTGATGCAGATTACTGTTTGCTGGTGAAAGCACGGGGACAAGCAATGGCTGCACCCGAAGACCCGAATTATGATACGGGTGCTATGCTGGCGGTGAAAGAAGACCTGAGTAAAGTGGAAGGGGTGCTGAGGAATTTTCCGCAGGTAGCGATCGCCAATCTCAATTCACCCCGACAAGTAGTGTTAGCAGGCCCTACAGATGAAATCGCAAAAGTCCGGGATGCTTTGCACAACCAAGGATACGCCGCTGTCTTGCTACCAGTATCCGCAGCTTTCCATACACCGCTAATTGCTTTTGCTCAAAAATCCTTTGCGATCGCCATCAAGAACGTTAACTTCCAAATTCCTCAAATCCCTGTTTACACCAACGTCACAGGTAAAGAGTATCCCAAAGAACCAGCAGTAATTCAGAGAACCCTAGAATCCCACCTCTCGAACTCAGTCTTGTTCAAGCAAGAGATAGAAAACATCTATGCGGCTGGGGGTTACTGCTTTGTGGAATTTGGGCCGAGAAACATTCTCACCAACTTAGTAAAAGATATTCTCGGCGAACGTCCGCATATGGCGATCGCACTAAATCCCAGCGCCCAAAAGAACAGCGATCGTTCTCTGCGGGAAGCTACTGTGCAGTTGCGCGTCGCAGGAATGCCCTTGAAAAACCTCGACCCTTACCAACTACCACCAGTTATTGCCGAACCACAGAAAAACAAGGGTTTGAGCGTGCAGTTATGCGGTAGTAACTACGTATCAGAAAAAACGAAAATGGCATTTGGGCAAGCTTTACAGAATGGGCAAACAGTGAAATTGCAGCACAGTGGATCTGAGGAAAAGACAGTTACATCTCAACCTCTTACTCTAACTGTAAATGCCACTCCCACCCCAGCAGTGCAACAAAGTAACGGAAATAACGGAAATAACGGACACAGTAAAAAACCCCTTCTGATAGAAGACACAGAACAGAAGGGCAATGGGCAAAGGGCATGGGGCATTGGTAACAAAACCAATCCCCAATCCCCAATTCCCAATCCCCAATTCCCAATCCCCACTCCCCCCCTCTCATCTAAGCCAGTTCTGGAGTCGAAAATGCCAGATATCCCAGACAAACTTGTAAATTATCAAAGAGTTTTAGAAAGCTTAGAGTACGTCCTGACACAGTTTCAACAAAATCAAAGTGAAAATTTACAAGTTCATTCCCACTATCTGAACCATCAGGTGGAATATGCCAAAACCTTTTTCCAACTGATGCAGCAGCAAAATTCCTTGCTTGCTAACAACAAACATTCAGCGGATGCGGCCAAGCTAAAACCAACAATCATCGAAAGTTTAGACCGCAGCATGATGCAGTTTCACGCCCAACAAGGTGAAACCCTACGCATCCACGAGCAATATCTCAAGGATCAGGTAGAATATACCAAAAACTTTTTCCAACTCGTCCAGCAAGAATATTCTCAACTCATCACCGATGGGGGAACTCCTCAACCAGTAATTTCTACAAATGGGAGAATAGGGACACCAGAAGAAGTCAAAACAATAAAAGAAGTAACAGAAGTAAGAGAAGTCAAACCAGTCAAAGAAGTAACACAAGAAAACACTTCTCTATCTTCCCCCACCTCCCCCACTCTCCCACAGCCCCCAACCCCAGAGGGGGCCCCTAGCCCCCACTCCCTCACTCCTCCCACTCCCCCCACCTCCCCATCCCCCCCTCTCCCCATCTCCCCACTTCCCACACCGACCGTCAACACACCACCTCAACCAGTAGTTTCTCAAGTACCACTACCGCCAGCATCAGCACCAGCCATTGATTTGTCTGACTTGGATCAAACCCTGCTAGCCATCACCAGCGAAAAGACTGGCTACCCAGTCGAAATGCTGGATATGGACATGGACATGGAAGCAGACTTGGGGATTGATTCCATCAAACGTGTAGAAATCATGGGTGCGTTGCAAGAGAAATACCCCGACATGCCCAAGCCAAGTAATGTAGAAGAACTGGCAGAATTACGCACCATCGGTCAAATAGTCCAGTATCTGCAATCTTTGGTTTCTACCCCAACCACCAACCACCAACAACCAACCACCACCCACCAACCACCAACAACCAACAACCAACAACCAACAATAGCCAACGACTCCACCGCAGTTAGCAAAAGTGTCGCAGTAGCCGCAGAAACAATCATTACAGTTACTGAAACACATACTCCTGTAGCAGAGGTTGACTTAAGCAACTTATCTGAAACCCTGTTAGGTATTACTAGCGAAAAGACAGGCTACCCAGTCGAGATGCTAGAACTCGATATGGACATGGAAGCAGACTTGGGGATTGACTCGATTAAACGGGTGGAAATCATGGGTGCGTTGCAGGAGAAATACCCCAACTTACCCAAGCCAAGTAATGTAGAAGAACTAGCAGAATTACGCACCATCGGTCAAATAGTCGAGTATCTCCAGAAACTAGCTGCTGGGGCTGAAAAAAAAAAGTACCAGCATGAATCTGTTGACCAGCTAGACGACTTAAAACACAACGTCCAACGCCGTCCAGCTAAACTGCAAATTCTACCTCCACTAGACTTTTGGGAAATTCCCATACCAGAGGGACATATCGCCTTAATCACCGATGATGGTTCCCTCACCACTACCAAAGTTGCTGAATTACTCAGCGAACGGGGATGGAAAGTAGTAGTTTTAAACTTACCCCCATCTCTCGTTCCCGAAAAATCGCCCCTACCCCCAAGCGTCAGTCGCGTTACCTTGCAAGACCAAAGTGAGGAACATCTGCAACAACAATTAGCAGCGATCGCCACTAACTATGGTGCTGTTGGGGCATTTATCCACATTCATCCCATCTTCCAGACAAGCAACAATGGTACAGTTGCGTATTTCCCAGAAGAAAAAGCGATTATCAAGCAAGTCTTCTTCATGGCGAAACACCTGAAAAAATCCCTCAACACAGCAGCAAATTACGGACGCAGTTGTTTCTGTAGCGTAGCACGTCTGGACGGAGCTTTTGGACTGGAACACAAAATCAACTTTGGGGCGATCGGTGCAGGTTTATTTGGACTAACCAAAACCCTAGTTTGGGAATGGCCAAAAGTGTATTGTCGAGCGATCGACCTCAGCCCTGATATTAACTCAGAAGAATCAGCACATCACATCGTTGCCGAACTTCATGACCCCAATCGCTATCTTACCGAAGTAGCCTATGGTTCACAGGGAAGAGTAACTCTCATTAGTACACCTGAATAA